Proteins from a single region of Actinomycetes bacterium:
- a CDS encoding ABC transporter ATP-binding protein yields MRGATAATAAGTGLAARAVDVWKVYGSTEATRVDALAGVTLDLPRGRFSAIMGPSGSGKSTLLHCLAGLDRVSGGQVWIGDAQVDALGDRGLTRLRREQVGFVFQLYNLLPTLTAAENITLPLAIGGRKPDQAWLDRIVATLGLGDRLGHRPAQLSGSQQQRVACARALVTRPQVVFADEPTGNLDSHSSAEVLGFLRHSARELGQSVVMVTHDPTAAAYADRVVFLVDGRIVGELADPTAARVLEQMKHLDSNEREA; encoded by the coding sequence ATGCGGGGCGCAACAGCGGCAACAGCGGCCGGCACGGGCCTGGCCGCCCGGGCGGTGGACGTGTGGAAGGTCTACGGCAGCACCGAGGCGACCCGGGTCGACGCGCTCGCCGGCGTGACCCTCGACCTCCCGCGCGGCCGCTTCAGCGCGATCATGGGCCCGTCGGGGTCGGGCAAGTCGACCCTGCTGCACTGCCTCGCCGGGCTGGACCGGGTCAGCGGCGGCCAGGTGTGGATCGGCGACGCCCAGGTCGACGCCCTCGGCGACCGTGGGCTGACCCGCCTGCGCCGGGAGCAGGTCGGGTTCGTCTTCCAGCTGTACAACCTGCTGCCGACGCTGACGGCCGCGGAGAACATCACGCTGCCGCTGGCGATCGGCGGCCGCAAGCCGGACCAGGCGTGGCTGGACCGCATCGTCGCGACCCTCGGGCTCGGCGACCGGCTCGGCCACCGGCCGGCGCAGCTCTCCGGCAGCCAGCAGCAGCGGGTCGCCTGCGCCCGCGCGCTGGTCACCCGGCCGCAGGTGGTCTTCGCCGACGAGCCCACCGGCAACCTGGACTCCCACTCCAGCGCCGAGGTGCTGGGGTTCCTGCGGCACTCGGCGCGGGAGCTCGGCCAGAGCGTCGTCATGGTGACCCACGACCCGACCGCGGCCGCCTACGCCGACCGGGTGGTCTTCCTGGTCGACGGCCGCATCGTCGGTGAGCTGGCCGACCCGACCGCCGCACGGGTGCTGGAGCAGATGAAGCACCTCGATAGCAACGAGAGGGAGGCGTGA
- a CDS encoding FtsX-like permease family protein encodes MFTATLKSLLARKLRLLLSALAVVLGVLAVSGALVLTDTLGRSFDALFQTVNQNLDVQVTGAQHVQEAERGGDPVTTPIPAETVGRVAAVPGVQSAIGAVIADGARVIGHDGKVIGSSGPPRFGVGWRGEVGFTQLRTGRGPAAPEEVAIDAGLAKQGNFTVGDKLGVLTLQPKKTFTLVGIFGYTGGRDSLGGETRVAFTEPVAQQLLLGKRGVYSVVNVQAQQGISPAELRDAIQAGLGGGYVVRTRQQVAADQASDVEGFLGFIRAFLLGFAGVALFVGAFLILNTFSILVAQRTRELALLRSLGASRGQVLRSVLVEAVLVGLLAATLGLLAGLGVAALLRAVMQAQSGLTFPDAALTLPGSAVVASYLVGVLVTVVAALLPALRASRVPPVAALRDAATPDRPLTGLTVAGSVPALLGVAAVGAALFGDLGDATLPALLGGVLLTFVGVAMLTPAISRPAVAALGRLLAWSTPGKLGQRNAARNPRRTAVTAAALMVGIALVTGVSVLASSLQASLQGVVRQSLAAELIIAGDDIGGPSAATYDPTVIDQAKRLPGVAQAVAVHADVAQLGSDATDVAAGDLPAMATIFRLKATAGQLRTLRKGELVVDDGFANDHNLAVGETVELATQRRGPTSYTVVGVFARSRLVPGPLLLSLDDATAGFRSPQANFGYIHLQQGADAPAIQQRVAALLTDNPEVAVRSQADFLAQLTSQVDTAVVMLYVLLGLSIVIAVLGIINTLALSILERTRELGLVRAVGMGRSQVMQMVAVESIVIAVFGALLGVLVGAALGTAVVRAVPDEFVSVLSLPWRSTAVLLALAVIVGLAAAILPAARAARTDVLRAIAYE; translated from the coding sequence ATGTTCACCGCGACCCTGAAGAGCCTGCTGGCGCGCAAGCTGCGGCTGCTGCTGTCAGCCCTGGCGGTGGTGCTGGGCGTGCTGGCGGTCTCCGGCGCGCTGGTGCTCACCGACACCCTCGGCAGGTCATTCGACGCCCTGTTCCAGACGGTCAACCAGAACCTCGACGTCCAGGTCACCGGCGCCCAACACGTCCAAGAGGCAGAACGCGGCGGCGACCCGGTCACCACCCCGATCCCCGCCGAGACGGTGGGCAGGGTCGCCGCGGTGCCCGGGGTTCAAAGCGCGATCGGGGCAGTGATCGCCGACGGCGCCCGGGTCATCGGCCACGACGGCAAGGTGATCGGCAGCTCAGGACCGCCGCGCTTCGGCGTCGGCTGGCGCGGCGAGGTCGGCTTCACCCAGCTCCGCACAGGCCGCGGACCGGCAGCGCCCGAGGAGGTCGCGATCGACGCCGGCCTCGCCAAGCAGGGCAACTTCACGGTGGGCGACAAGCTCGGGGTGCTCACCCTCCAACCGAAAAAGACGTTCACGCTGGTCGGGATCTTCGGCTACACCGGCGGCCGGGACTCGCTGGGCGGCGAGACGCGGGTGGCGTTCACCGAGCCGGTCGCCCAGCAGCTGCTGCTCGGCAAGCGCGGCGTGTACAGCGTCGTCAACGTCCAGGCCCAGCAGGGGATCTCGCCGGCCGAGCTGCGTGACGCCATCCAGGCTGGGCTGGGCGGCGGCTACGTCGTCCGCACCCGCCAGCAGGTCGCCGCCGACCAGGCCAGCGACGTGGAGGGGTTCCTCGGCTTCATCCGGGCCTTCCTGCTCGGCTTCGCCGGGGTCGCGCTGTTCGTCGGCGCCTTCCTGATCCTCAACACCTTCTCGATCCTGGTCGCCCAGCGGACCCGGGAGCTGGCGCTGCTGCGGTCGCTGGGCGCCAGCCGTGGCCAGGTCCTGCGGTCGGTGCTGGTCGAGGCCGTCCTGGTCGGGCTGCTCGCCGCCACCCTCGGCCTGCTCGCCGGCCTCGGGGTCGCCGCGCTGCTCCGGGCGGTCATGCAGGCCCAAAGCGGGCTGACCTTCCCCGACGCCGCGCTCACCCTGCCCGGCTCCGCGGTCGTCGCCTCCTACCTGGTCGGCGTGCTCGTCACGGTCGTCGCGGCGCTGCTGCCGGCGCTGCGGGCCTCCCGGGTCCCACCGGTCGCGGCGCTGCGGGATGCCGCCACGCCCGACAGGCCGCTCACCGGGTTGACCGTCGCGGGGTCGGTCCCCGCCCTGCTCGGCGTCGCCGCGGTGGGGGCGGCGCTGTTCGGCGACCTCGGCGACGCCACCCTCCCTGCGCTGCTGGGCGGCGTGCTGCTGACCTTCGTCGGCGTCGCCATGCTGACCCCCGCGATCAGCCGACCCGCCGTGGCGGCGCTCGGCCGGCTGCTCGCCTGGTCGACGCCCGGCAAGCTGGGCCAGCGGAACGCGGCGCGCAATCCCCGACGCACCGCGGTCACCGCGGCCGCCCTGATGGTCGGCATCGCGCTGGTCACCGGGGTCAGCGTGCTCGCCAGCTCCCTGCAGGCCAGCCTCCAAGGCGTGGTCCGCCAGAGCCTGGCCGCGGAGCTCATCATCGCCGGCGACGACATCGGGGGCCCTTCGGCGGCGACCTACGACCCCACCGTGATCGACCAGGCGAAGCGGCTCCCGGGGGTGGCGCAGGCGGTCGCGGTCCACGCCGACGTCGCCCAGCTCGGCAGCGACGCCACCGACGTCGCCGCCGGCGACCTCCCCGCGATGGCCACCATCTTCCGCTTGAAGGCGACCGCAGGCCAGCTCCGGACCCTGCGCAAGGGCGAGCTCGTGGTCGACGACGGGTTCGCGAACGACCACAACCTCGCCGTCGGCGAGACGGTCGAGCTGGCGACCCAGCGCCGCGGCCCAACGTCCTACACCGTGGTCGGCGTCTTCGCGCGGTCACGGCTGGTCCCCGGGCCGCTGCTGCTGTCGCTCGACGACGCCACCGCGGGCTTCCGTTCGCCGCAGGCCAACTTCGGCTACATCCACCTGCAGCAGGGCGCCGACGCTCCCGCCATCCAGCAGCGGGTGGCCGCGCTGCTGACCGACAACCCAGAGGTCGCCGTCCGCAGCCAGGCCGACTTCCTGGCGCAGCTGACCAGCCAGGTCGACACCGCCGTGGTGATGCTGTACGTCCTGCTCGGCCTGTCGATCGTCATCGCGGTGCTCGGCATCATCAACACGCTCGCGCTGTCGATCCTGGAACGGACCCGCGAGCTCGGCCTGGTCCGTGCGGTCGGGATGGGCCGGTCCCAGGTCATGCAGATGGTGGCGGTCGAGTCCATCGTGATCGCCGTGTTCGGCGCCCTGCTCGGCGTGCTGGTCGGGGCCGCGCTGGGCACGGCCGTGGTCCGCGCCGTGCCCGACGAGTTCGTCTCGGTCCTGTCGCTGCCCTGGAGGTCGACGGCGGTCCTCCTGGCGCTGGCGGTCATCGTCGGGCTGGCCGCGGCCATCCTCCCCGCGGCCAGGGCAGCACGCACCGACGTGCTACGCGCGATCGCCTACGAGTAA
- a CDS encoding alpha/beta hydrolase codes for MPRSAPVDGFCLAYGRHGAGDPVVLLHGWPGDRTDFGALVPRLERHAEVVAPDLRGFGASDKHPVSPADAYSAAAQARSVLGLIDELGLRPPVLAGYDIGSRIAQAVARAAPDRVRALVLSPPLPGAGERVLTAAAQREFWYQPFHTLGLIEELVDGRPAAVRAYLRHFWSHWSGPAFEPGDRRLAHLLDGYGPPGALTASVGWYRAGSGTVATSLAERAPAPQERIAVPTTVLWPEHDPLFPRAWSDRLEAFFSAAELEFLDGVGHFTPVEAPQAFAAAIRRRLAPSQ; via the coding sequence ATGCCGCGGTCGGCGCCGGTTGACGGCTTCTGTCTGGCCTACGGCCGTCACGGTGCCGGCGACCCGGTGGTGCTCCTCCACGGCTGGCCCGGCGACCGGACCGACTTCGGCGCCCTCGTCCCCCGGCTGGAGCGCCATGCCGAGGTTGTCGCGCCGGACCTGCGCGGGTTCGGCGCGTCGGACAAGCACCCGGTGTCCCCGGCCGATGCCTACTCCGCGGCGGCGCAGGCCCGCAGCGTGCTCGGGCTGATCGACGAGCTCGGCCTCCGGCCACCGGTGCTCGCCGGCTACGACATCGGGAGCCGGATCGCGCAGGCGGTTGCCCGCGCGGCGCCGGACCGGGTGCGGGCGCTGGTGCTCTCACCACCGCTGCCGGGCGCCGGCGAGCGCGTCCTGACGGCCGCTGCCCAGCGCGAGTTCTGGTACCAGCCGTTTCACACCCTTGGGCTGATCGAGGAGCTGGTCGACGGCCGCCCGGCGGCGGTCCGTGCGTACCTGCGGCATTTCTGGTCGCACTGGTCGGGGCCAGCCTTCGAGCCCGGCGACCGGCGCCTTGCGCACCTGCTCGACGGCTACGGGCCGCCCGGCGCCCTCACTGCGTCGGTCGGCTGGTACCGCGCCGGGTCCGGGACGGTGGCGACGTCCCTGGCCGAGCGGGCGCCTGCGCCGCAGGAGCGGATCGCGGTGCCCACCACCGTCCTGTGGCCAGAGCATGATCCCCTGTTCCCGCGCGCATGGTCGGACCGGCTGGAGGCGTTCTTCAGCGCCGCGGAGCTGGAATTCCTCGACGGCGTCGGGCATTTCACGCCGGTCGAGGCCCCCCAGGCCTTCGCCGCCGCGATCCGGCGACGGCTTGCACCATCGCAGTAA